Below is a window of Cytobacillus firmus DNA.
CTGCTGCTGATTGAGGCTGTATCTTGGGTCACCTGAGAGCTGCTGACTTAGGGACTGCTGGAAATAGCGGACAGCTGAACCGTATTTGCCGTGTTTATAGGCGAGGCAGCCAAGACGGTAATACGCTATTGGAAGCTTTTGTTCCACTCTAATTGCCTTGAGGAGTGACTCTACAGCATCCCCGTCATCTCTGAAGTGATTCATTTTTAAGTAGGTTCCATATTTAATTAGATGGGATATCAGCAGTTTTTTCGTTTGCTGAAGGGCGTTGTCATAATAGGGGCCATTATTTCTGGCGAGATTTGTAAGCTTTTTATACATCGTTTCATAGAGGATCACCAGCTGCATGTAATAGCCGTAATCGCTTTTTTCCCCATTTTCATGCAGATCGTGTTCCAGCTCTTCCAGAGCGTCGAGGGTTAAGTCTTTTATCTTTAAAGTTCTCATCTTTACACCCCTATCTTTTAAAACCTGACACTTTTCACTATATAGAAATAAGCGGCCCGTTTCGCGCGAAGATTGTCGAATGAATTGTGAAAATTTTGTATCAATTATAAGCCTATTAAGAAGATGAACATCTTGAAAAATACGAACAAACGTTTTATAATTTATCCAATGAACGGAGGAATGCTTTATGTACGTTACAGTCACAGATTTTATTAAAGAATGGAACAGAGAAGCAATGCTGACGCAAAAGGTACTGGACGGTTTAACAGATGACTCTTTAAAGCAGCAGGTCTATCCTGAAGGACGCACCTTAGGGCGTATTGCCTGGCATTTCACCACGAATATTCCTGATTATTTATCTCATTTCGGAGTAAAAATGCAGAGAGCTGAAAATGAAGAAAATGTCCCCTCTTCTGCCAAAGAAATTGCGGATACATTTAAAAAGCTGAGTGAGGAAGCGGAACTGGCGATCGAACAGCAATGGACAGATGACTCATTGAGCCAGACACAGAAGGCATTTGGAAGAGAGGAAACCAATGCTCAAATTTTGATGGGCTTAATTAAACACATTGTGCATCATCGCGGCCAATTGACCATTCTCATCCGCCAGGCAGGGTTAAAGCCTTTTGGGGTTTATGGTCCGTCAAAAGAGAATTGGGTTAATTTAGGCGTTGCAAATCCGCCGCAATAATACGCTCGAGATTGCCGAGCGTTTTTCTTGGTTTCTGGATAAATGGCTATCTAAGCAGCGCTCTCTACTTCCCTTTTTTCAAAGTGAGATCTTAGGGATCATCCAGAGTTTTCAAGCCCTCCGAACATCTACTTAAGAGGGCATCCACTGCGGTTTCAATTGAGAAATCAATATGCATTTCATATTTCGATGATATTGAATTATTTAGCCTTTACTATAGAAAATGAAGCAATAAATTCTTTAACCAAAACAGGAAAAGGAGCTTAATTCTATGAGTAGCAAAGAACAATCATTAAAGGCAAATACCTTTCACCGCTTACATCAGCAATCATCCACCTTTGTTTTGCCAAACGCATGGGATGTAATCAGTGCAAAGATGTTTGAAGAATGCGGCTTTAAAGCGATTGGAACAACAAGTGCTGGTATTGCTGCTTCTTTGGGGTACTTGGATGGGCAAAGTATACCTCTTAACAAAATGGTTGAAACGATTGAAAATATCGCTAAATCAGTAAATGTTCCTGTGAGCGCAGACATTGAGGCAGGTTATGGAGTGACTGTTGAAGAAGTATTGGAGACGGTAAAAGCAGTCGCTGCTGCTGGAGCTATCGGGATAAATCTGGAGGACGGTACAGGTGATCCTGACAGTCCAATATTTGATATTTCATCTCAAGAGGAAAAAATAACAGCTATCAAAGAACTTTCAGAATCCAGCAATATGCGGTTATTTATTAATGCACGAACAGATCTATATTGGTTAAATGCAGGGGATTCTTCAACGCGTTTACGAGAAGCTGTAAAACGGGCAAAAGCCTATCAGGATGCAGGGGCTGATTGCATTTTCATTCCTGGCTTAACTGATAGGAAGAGTATTAAAAAAATTAGAGAGGAAGTTTCTTGTCCTATCAACTTATTGGTTGACCCAGAGATGCCTACTATATCAGAGCTATCTGAAATCGGAATCGAAAGGCTTAGCTGTGGATCCGGCCCATTTAGAGCGACCTTAACCTATTTACGGTCTATCGGTGAAGAGATTGTAAACAACCAGACCTTTCATCAAATGACAAATGGCGATGTTCTTTCTTATAGGAGGTTAACTGAATTCATTCAATAAGAACTTGTAATACCCAACAACAAAATGATGAATGTTAAGAAGCCGATTTTCCTATTATCATGAAATCGGCTTTTTGTTCACTCTCATAACTTTTCGGGGATGTTTTAGGCTGTTTGACTCAAATTATTAACTATCAATTGACCTATTGGCTACAGGCGGCTCATTAAGCCAGTCTTTCCGCACCAATAACTTAAACCCTTGCGCTGAATAGCTTTCCACCTGGTCAATTAATTCCTTTAGTCTTTTCACGTGACTTTTTTTATAACTTGAAACCACAGCAGTTTGCAGATTGCCTATTCCGATGGGGTTCAAGAACATGATTAAGTTAGCCATTAGTTTATCTGAAAATGGGGATTTATTCACCTTATAAACGTGAGCCTCCAGTCCAGTGGTTGTCGGCACTCCGTTTTCTCTGTATATTTCTGATAAAACATCAACTTGATGGTATGACAATTTGGTTCCATCCTCTAAAAAACTCTTTGTATCTTCATCCTTTGCGACATCCGAAAAAGCAGTACATAAAGCTAAACCAACATTATTACATTGAAAGGAACCAAACATACTTGCTAATTCAACAGCATTAAGCGGCCTCTGCTGGGTTGATGCCACTTTGAATAGCTTGCTCTCTCTGTCTTCAGCATTTTTGTATGAAAAAGGCCTGTTTTGGAGTAAACCCTTTTGCTCCAGCAAATTTAAAATAGAAATATCCATTTGCATTAACTTATTGAGAATTTCTTTAAAGAAATTCTTAACCTTTGGGACGGTTAAGTCTGTATATTGAAAATTATTTTCTTTTCTTAGTTTGTAAATGAACATGGTAATTATTCATTATACAGTGACTAAACAGCTTACTTAAAGTGCTTAACAATAAGATGGCTGCCCTGGTTAAAATGGTTCGAAGTGTTTTTTTCTTATTATCTTCATTAAAATAACGCCCACACTGACACCTGGTATAACGCACAATATCGGAAGCCAAATAGGTCCTAATAGTACTCCAAAAAGCTTAAAGGTAGAGGAATACATACACCCCACTGTAACAAAGTAAGCTGAAGACACAAACGGAAGAAAAGAATAACTATTTTTTCCTCCTCCCGCATCTTTAAAGGAATCCCACATAGCAAAAAAATACAAACAAGGGTAAAACATCAGCCACAAATAATCGGTTTCTGCAATTGCCTTTTCAATATCTCCATGAAAACTTGAAATAATGACCCCATTGAAATTCGCTTGTACATTTATAAGGAACTCTAAAAATACAATAACCATTCCCTTTATCAATTTTCCATTTAAAAATTGCCCAAAACCAGGAAGTGCAATACTCCATAATAGCCTTTCTATAGATGTCTCCATTCTATTCAAGCTCCTTGCCATGTCTCTTATATGTGTCCTTTTAAGAGCATACATCTATTAATTGACTGAAGTTAACATTCACTATAACTCAGTACCACACTTATTAGTATGTAAGCACACTTCTCAAACTAAAGATATTCAGTAAATTATCTAAGAACGAAATTGTTAGTTCAGTCCCTGGAGTTAAGGGTGGTTATAAACTCGCTAAATCTCCAGAAGAAATATCTTTTTGGGATGTAATTGAAGCAGTTGAAGGTCCCAAGCCAATTTTTCAATGTAAAAACATTAAAGATAATGGTTATTTGTATAGAGAAAATATCTGCTCTTCAGGTACCTCCACTTGTACCATCAATTTAGTTATGCTCTCAGCCGAAGAAAAAATGCGTGATTTCCTGCGCAGTAAATCACTTTCATGGTTAAATGAAGAGCTGGATCGTGTCTTGCCAAATCAAACACGTGAAGAAACCCGGAAATATTTTTCTAAGAGCAGCCTATAATACCAGCCTCTCCTGAAATCCCTTGATTTTGATGGAGAGGTTTATTCTTTTTCTATGTTCTGATGATAACAATGACCGCTTCAATAGCCTGATCCGCATTGGGCTTATTAGCTCTCATCAGCTTAAGAACGTTTTTTCACAACATTAAAGATAATAGTTTTGATATTAACCCCACTTTCAATATCCCGAAAAAATAAGTGTTTTTGCAATTAATAAAAAACCTTACCCATGATGGCAAGGTTTCCAGAATCATCTTATCCCACACTATGCAGCCCTCTCCATATTCCTTTTCTTCTTCTCCCTCCTCCCCTTTTTCAAGGTGAACTTTTTAATAACTCCTGCCAAACCGGAAGGGAACCCAAGGAGCACCACTATATATAAGAATCCGAGGATAATCGTCCATCGTTCAAAGATGGGGAAAGTCATCGCAAGCTCAGAAAGATAATGTCTTAAAAATTCGATGATCCCCGCTCCTGCTACGG
It encodes the following:
- a CDS encoding DinB family protein, whose product is MYVTVTDFIKEWNREAMLTQKVLDGLTDDSLKQQVYPEGRTLGRIAWHFTTNIPDYLSHFGVKMQRAENEENVPSSAKEIADTFKKLSEEAELAIEQQWTDDSLSQTQKAFGREETNAQILMGLIKHIVHHRGQLTILIRQAGLKPFGVYGPSKENWVNLGVANPPQ
- a CDS encoding isocitrate lyase/PEP mutase family protein; translated protein: MSSKEQSLKANTFHRLHQQSSTFVLPNAWDVISAKMFEECGFKAIGTTSAGIAASLGYLDGQSIPLNKMVETIENIAKSVNVPVSADIEAGYGVTVEEVLETVKAVAAAGAIGINLEDGTGDPDSPIFDISSQEEKITAIKELSESSNMRLFINARTDLYWLNAGDSSTRLREAVKRAKAYQDAGADCIFIPGLTDRKSIKKIREEVSCPINLLVDPEMPTISELSEIGIERLSCGSGPFRATLTYLRSIGEEIVNNQTFHQMTNGDVLSYRRLTEFIQ
- a CDS encoding DUF3231 family protein, giving the protein MFIYKLRKENNFQYTDLTVPKVKNFFKEILNKLMQMDISILNLLEQKGLLQNRPFSYKNAEDRESKLFKVASTQQRPLNAVELASMFGSFQCNNVGLALCTAFSDVAKDEDTKSFLEDGTKLSYHQVDVLSEIYRENGVPTTTGLEAHVYKVNKSPFSDKLMANLIMFLNPIGIGNLQTAVVSSYKKSHVKRLKELIDQVESYSAQGFKLLVRKDWLNEPPVANRSIDS